A single genomic interval of Argopecten irradians isolate NY chromosome 8, Ai_NY, whole genome shotgun sequence harbors:
- the LOC138329679 gene encoding uncharacterized protein — MSQGYVQISLHSHCKTCIRADCNQLPDDVNCCQIIDCPDKCPLKFHRCKQTHHKKFCKNVKVPCVNRGYGCQLEFPRGKLPEHLPNCNASVISINNQDIRRSDYFWYSKNVLEELGGKSLENYGDSCPYAFAGCDFTYKHFKPEGNRKVVYSDWLDAIGLQAVDNQSKPSDTNAKIIDTEGQGSNSEFSTDARVNDDLESRLKSTEIRNKEGETSGSLKNFSSRSSAALCRSLSQEEQSHYTGLLRLPLELLEKIAGYLDGFSLCNLSVTCHFLRDICSLVLDEKGMVTPIWTKLKNDGQSPGSDGPDTQWTMPDGRKKDKKWVVKHMSWRFSKTFEPVRRWNYQGAQQLLLHLETCPYKTKECLTINKEPFAYAKHDDIPLVTKPILGN, encoded by the exons ATGTCACAAGGCTATGTACAGATCTCCTTACACTCCCATTGTAAGACGTGTATCAGGGCGGATTGTAACCAACTCCCAGATGATGTCAACTGCTGCCAGATCATTGACTGTCCAGACAAATGTCCGTTAAAATTTCACCGGTGCAAACAAACTCACCATAAAAAGTTTTGCAAAAATGTTAAAGTTCCATGTGTGAATCGTGGGTATGGTTGCCAGCTTGAGTTTCCACGAGGAAAGCTACCAGAACATCTCCCCAATTGTAATGCCAGTGTCATTTCTATAAACAACCAAGACATCAGAAGAAGTGATTACTTCTGGTATTCAAAGAATGTTCTGGAAGAATTAGGTGGGAAATCTCTTGAAAACTATGGCGATTCTTGTCCTTATGCCTTTGCGGGTTGTGATTTTACGTATAAACATTTCAAACCAGAGGGAAACAGAAAGGTTGTGTACAGCGATTGGTTGGATGCTATAGGTTTACAAGCTGTAGACAATCAAAGCAAGCCATCAGATACAAATGCCAAAATTATTGACACAGAAGGTCAAGGGTCAAACTCTGAATTttcaactgatgctagggtcaATGATGATCTTGAATCTAGACTGAAAAGTACGGAAATTAGAAACAAGGAAGGTGAGACATCTGGAAGTTTGAAGAATTTCTCCAGTCGGTCGAGTGCAGCACTCTGTCGATCGTTATCACAGGAGGAACAGAGTCACTACACCGGACTACTACGTCTTCCGTTGGAGCTACTGGAGAAAATAGCTGGCTATTTAGACGGATTCAGCCTTTGCAACCTCTCTGTCACTTGTCACTTTCTTCGTGATATCTGTAGCCTTGTTCTGGACGAGAAGGGCATGGTGACCCCTATCTGGACAAAACTGAAGAATGATGGCCAATCACCAGGCTCTGACGGTCCTGACACACAATGGACAATGCCAGATGGCAGGAAGAAGGATAAGAAATGGGTCGTGAAACACATG AGCTGGAGATTCAGTAAAACCTTTGAACCAGTTAGAAGGTGGAACTACCAAGGGGCCCAGCAGCTTCTCCTACACCTTGAAACCTGTCCCTACAAGACCAAGGAATGTCTCACCATCAACAAAGAGCCCTTTGCATATGCTAAACATGATGACATACCCTTGGTAACTAAACCTATCCTTGGTAACTAA